A region of Hordeum vulgare subsp. vulgare unplaced genomic scaffold, MorexV3_pseudomolecules_assembly, whole genome shotgun sequence DNA encodes the following proteins:
- the LOC123420004 gene encoding photosystem II protein D1, translating to MTAILERRESTSLWGRFCNWITSTENRLYIGWFGVLMIPTLLTATSVFIIAFIAAPPVDIDGIREPVSGSLLYGNNIISGAIIPTSAAIGLHFYPIWEAASVDEWLYNGGPYELIVLHFLLGVACYMGREWELSFRLGMRPWIAVAYSAPVAAATAVFLIYPIGQGSFSDGMPLGISGTFNFMIVFQAEHNILMHPFHMLGVAGVFGGSLFSAMHGSLVTSSLIRETTENESANEGYKFGQEEETYNIVAAHGYFGRLIFQYASFNNSRSLHFFLAAWPVVGIWFTALGISTMAFNLNGFNFNQSVVDSQGRVINTWADIINRANLGMEVMHERNAHNFPLDLAAVEVPAING from the coding sequence ATGACTGCAATTTTAGAGAGACGCGAAAGTACAAGCCTGTGGGGTCGCTTCTGCAACTGGATAACTAGCACTGAAAATCGTCTTTACATCGGATGGTTCGGTGTTTTGATGATCCCTACCTTATTGACCGCAACTTCTGTATTTATTATCGCCTTCATCGCTGCCCCTCCAGTAGATATTGATGGTATTCGCGAGCCTGTTTCTGGTTCTTTACTTTATGGAAACAATATTATCTCTGGTGCTATTATTCCTACTTCTGCGGCGATCGGATTGCACTTTTACCCAATTTGGGAAGCTGCATCTGTTGATGAGTGGTTATACAATGGTGGTCCTTATGAGCTAATTGTTCTACACTTCTTACTTGGTGTAGCTTGTTATATGGGTCGTGAGTGGGAACTTAGTTTCCGTCTGGGTATGCGTCCTTGGATTGCTGTTGCATATTCAGCTCCTGTTGCAGCTGCTACTGCTGTTTTCTTGATTTACCCTATTGGTCAAGGAAGCTTTTCTGATGGTATGCCTTTAGGAATCTCTGGTACTTTCAACTTTATGATTGTATTCCAGGCAGAGCACAACATCCTTATGCATCCATTCCACATGTTAGGTGTAGCTGGTGTATTCGGCGGTTCCCTATTCAGTGCTATGCATGGTTCCTTGGTAACCTCTAGTTTGATCAGGGAAACTACTGAAAATGAATCTGCTAATGAGGGTTACAAATTTGGTCAAGAGGAAGAGACTTATAATATTGTGGCTGCTCATGGTTATTTTGGCCGATTAATCTTCCAATATGCTAGTTTCAACAACTCTCGTTCTTTACACTTCTTCTTGGCTGCTTGGCCTGTAGTAGGAATCTGGTTCACTGCTTTAGGTATTAGTACTATGGCTTTCAACCTAAATGGTTTCAATTTCAACCAATCTGTAGTTGATAGTCAAGGTCGCGTTATTAATACTTGGGCTGATATCATCAACCGTGCTAACCTTGGTATGGAAGTAATGCACGAACGTAATGCTCACAACTTCCCTCTAGACTTAGCTGCTGTTGAAGTTCCAGCTATTAATGGATAA
- the LOC123420000 gene encoding maturase K — MEKFEGYSEKQKSRQQYFVYPLLFQEYIYAFAHDYGLNGSEPVEIVSWNNKKFSSLLVKRLIIRMYQQNFLDNSVNHPNQDRLLDYKIFFYSEFYSQILSEGFAIVVEIPFSLRELSCPKEKEIPKFQNLRSIHSIFPFLEDKFLHLDYLSHIEIPYPIHLEILVQLLQYRIQDVPSLHLLRFFLNYYSNWNSFITSMKSILFFQKENKRLVKFLYNSYVSEYEFFLLFLRKQSSCLPLAYSGTFLERIHFSRKMEHFGIMYPGFSRKTLWFFMDPLIHYVRYQGKAILASKGSFFLKKKWKCYLINFWQYYFFFWTQPRRIHINQLANSCFDFMGYLSSVPKSPLLVRNQMLENSFLIDTRMKKFDTIVPATLLIGYLSKAQFCTGSGHPISKPIWTDLSDWDILDRFGRICRNLFHYHSGSSKKRTLYRLKYILRLSCARTLARKHKSTVRTFMQRLGSAFLEEFFTEEEQVFSLMFTKTTLFSFSGSHTERIWYLDIIGINDLVNPLN, encoded by the coding sequence ATGGAAAAATTCGAAGGGTATTCAGAAAAACAGAAATCTCGTCAACAATACTTTGTCTACCCACTTCTCTTTCAGGAGTATATTTATGCATTTGCTCATGATTATGGATTAAACGGTTCTGAACCTGTGGAAATAGTTAGTTGGAATAACAAGAAATTTAGTTCACTACTTGTGAAACGTTTAATTATTCGAATGTATCAGCAGAATTTTTTGGATAACTCGGTTAATCATCCTAATCAAGATCGATTATTGGATTACAAAATTTTTTTTTATTCTGAGTTTTATTCTCAGATTCTATCTGAGGGGTTTGCGATTGTTGTGGAAATCCCATTCTCGCTACGGGAATTATCTTgtccgaaagaaaaagaaataccaaaGTTTCAGAATTTACGCTCTATTCATTCAATATTTCCCTTTTTAGAAGACAAATTTTTGCATTTGGATTATCTATCACATATAGAAATACCCTATCCTATCCATTTGgaaatcttggttcaactccttcAATACCGTATCCAAGATGTTCCATCTTTGCATTTATTGCGATTCTTTCTCAACTACTATTCGAATTGGAATAGTTTTATTACTTCAATGAAATCCattcttttttttcaaaaagaaaataaaagactaGTTAAATTCCTATATAACTCTTATGTATCAGAATAtgaatttttcttgttgtttcttCGTAAACAATCTTCTTGCTTACCATTAGCATATTCTGGAACTTTTCTGGAACGAATCCACTTTTCTAGGAAGATGGAACATTTTGGGATAATGTACCCTGGTTTTTCTCGGAAAACCTTATGGTTCTTTATGGATCCTCTTATACATTATGTTCGATATCAAGGAAAGGCAATTCTTGCATCAAAAggcagtttttttttgaaaaagaaatgGAAATGCTACCTTATCAATTTCTGGCaatattatttctttttttggaCTCAGCCGCGAAGAATCCATATAAACCAATTAGCAAACTCTTGCTTCGATTTTATGGGATACCTTTCAAGTGTACCAAAAAGTCCTTTGTTGGTAAGGAATCAAATGCTGGAGAATTCATTTCTCATAGATACTCGAATGAAAAAATTCGATACCATAGTCCCCGCTACTCTCCTCATAGGATACTTATCAAAAGCTCAATTTTGTACTGGATCGGGGCATCCTATTAGTAAACCCATTTGGACGGATTTATCAGATTGGGATATTCTTGATCGATTTGGTCGGATATGTAGAAAtctttttcattatcatagtggaTCTTCGAAAAAACGGACTTTGTATCGACTAAAGTATATACTTCGACTTTCATGCGCTAGAACTTTAGCTCGTAAACATAAAAGCACGGTACGAACTTTTATGCAACGATTGGGTTcggcatttttagaagaattttttACGGAAGAAGAGCAAGTTTTTTCTTTGATGTTCACCAAAACAACTCTTTTTTCTTTCAGTGGATCACACACTGAGCGTATTTGGTATTTGGATATTATAGGTATCAATGACCTGGTCAACCCTCTTAATTAA
- the LOC123420005 gene encoding NAD(P)H-quinone oxidoreductase subunit 2 B, chloroplastic-like → MIWHVQNENFILDSTRIFMKAFHLLLFNGSFIFPECILIFGLILLLMIDSTSDQKDRPWFYFISSTSLVISITALLFRWREEPIISFSGNFQTNNFNEIFQFLILLCSTLCIPLSVEYIECTEMAITEFLLFVLTATLGGMFLCGANDLITIFVAPECFSLCSYLLSGYTKRDLRSNEATMKYLLMGGASSSILVHGFSWLYGSSGGEIELQEIVNGLINTQMYNSPGISIALISITVGLGFKLSPAPFHQWTPDVYEGVWFVRQIPTSISISEVFGFCKTP, encoded by the coding sequence ATGATCTGGCATGTACAGAATGAAAACTTCATTCTCGATTCTACGAGAATTTTTATGAAAGCGTTTCATTTGCTTCTCTTCAATGGAAGTTTCATTTTCCCAGAATGTATCCTAATTTTTGGCCTAATTCTTCTTCTGATGATCGATTCAACCTCTGATCAAAAAGATAGACCTTGGTTCTATTTCATCTCTTCAACAAGTTTAGTAATAAGCATAACGGCCCTATTGTTCCGATGGAGAGAAGAACCTATAATTAGCTTTTCGGGAAATTTCCAAACGAACAATTTCAACGAAATCTTTCAATTTCTCATTTTATTATGTTCAACTTTATGTATTCCTCTATCCgtagagtacattgaatgtacagaAATGGCTATAACAGAGTTTCTGTTATTCGTATTAACAGCTACTCTAGGGGGAATGTTTTTATGTGGTGCTAACGATTTAATAACTATCTTTGTAGCTCCAGAATGTTTCAGTTTATGTTCCTACCTATTGTCTGGATATACCAAGAGAGATCTACGGTCTAATGAGGCTACTATGAAATATTTACTCATGGGTGGGGCAAGCTCTTCTATTCTGGTTCATGGTTTCTCTTGGCTATATGGTTCATCTGGGGGGGAGATCGAGCTTCAAGAAATTGTGAACGGTCTTATCAATACACAAATGTATAACTCCCCAGGAATTTCAATTGCGCTTATATCCATCACTGTAGGACTTGGGTTCAAGCTTTCCCCAGCCCCTTTTCATCAATGGACTCCTGACGTCTACGAAGGAGTGTGGTTCGTTCGACAAATTCCTACCTCTATATCTATCTCTGAGGTGTTTGGGTTTTGCAAAACTCCATAG